In the genome of Triticum urartu cultivar G1812 chromosome 5, Tu2.1, whole genome shotgun sequence, one region contains:
- the LOC125506047 gene encoding uncharacterized protein LOC125506047 produces the protein MGFVLVISLPFIFFTILLGFGCYFLGKHKGREEMRAGVGAQIYGTPLPPPGVAGQSPGPYPAPLKKEGPDAV, from the coding sequence atggggTTCGTGCTGGTGATCTCGCTGCCCTTCATATTCTTCACCATCCTGCTCGGCTTCGGCTGCTACTTCCTCGGCAAGCACAAGGGCCGCGAGGAGATGCGCGCCGGCGTCGGGGCCCAGATCTACGGCACGCCCCTGCCGCCGCCCGGCGTCGCCGGGCAGTCCCCGGGGCCGTACCCGGCACCGCTGAAGAAGGAAGGCCCCGACGCCGTCTGA
- the LOC125506046 gene encoding uncharacterized protein LOC125506046 translates to MADAAALVAVPPQAQPQQRHPLSQIAASGTHRLLLKQWLKEEDLLARRVALREARLDGARKEIAFLYCAFFAFHAASVLLLFLSASVAPLTPSPSSACRRSWIPCLVSLLASLAMLWALRYKADTEAVLERVLAREQEDAALLGRCVAELKRKGLEFDLLKEVDALRRAKALRVEAKAGTDGPRRWPARDLPVFALFGAACGVLVLTRFLLCN, encoded by the coding sequence ATGGCCGACGCCGCCGCGCTCGTCGCCGTGCCGCCGCAGGCGCAGCCGCAGCAGAGGCACCCGCTGAGCCAGATCGCGGCGAGCGGGACGCACCGGCTGCTGCTCAAGCAGTGGCTCAAGGAGGAGGACCTGCTGGCGCGGCGCGTCGCGCTGCGGGAGGCCCGCCTCGACGGCGCGCGCAAGGAGATCGCCTTCCTCTACTGCGCCTTCTTCGCCTTCCACGCcgcctccgtcctcctcctcttcctctccgCCTCCGTCGCCCCCCTGACCCCCTCCCCGTCCTCCGCCTGCCGCCGCTCCTGGATCCCCTGCCTCGTCTCGCTGCTCGCCTCCCTGGCCATGCTCTGGGCGCTGCGGTACAAGGCCGACACGGAGGCCGTGCTGGAGCGGGTGCTGGCGCGGGAGCAGGAGGACGCCGCGCTGCTCGGCCGCTGCGTCGCCGAGCTCAAGCGCAAGGGGCTCGAGTTCGACCTGCTCAAGGAGGTGGACGCGCTGCGCAGGGCCAAGGCCCTCCGCGTCGAGGCCAAGGCCGGCACCGACGGGCCCAGGCGCTGGCCCGCCAGGGACCTCCCCGTCTTCGCCCTCTTCGGCGCCGCCTGCGGCGTCCTCGTGCTCACCAGGTTCCTGCTCTGCAACTAG
- the LOC125510796 gene encoding actin-depolymerizing factor 2, producing MAFMRTSSNASSGMGVAPDIRETFLELQMKKAFRYVIFKIEEKQKQVVVEKTGATTESYDDFLACLPENDCRYALYDFDFVTGENVQKSKIFFIAWSPDTSRIRAKMLYSTSKDRIKQELDGFHYEIQATDPTEVELDVLRDRAH from the exons ATGGCCTTCATGCGCACCTCC TCCAATGCATCCTCTGGCATGGGAGTTGCTCCTGATATCAGGGAGACATTCCTGGAGCTTCAGATGAAGAAGGCATTTCGCTATGTCATCTTCAAAATAGAAGAAAAGCAAAAGCAGGTTGTTGTGGAGAAGACGGGGGCTACAACTGAGAGTTATGATGATTTCCTGGCTTGTCTCCCAGAAAACGACTGCAGATATGCCCTTTATGATTTTGACTTTGTTACTGGGGAGAATGTGCAGAAAAGCAAGATTTTCTTCATTGCCTG GTCCCCTGACACATCGCGCATCCGCGCCAAGATGCTGTACTCCACCTCCAAGGACCGCATCAAGCAAGAGCTCGACGGGTTCCACTACGAGATCCAGGCAACTGACCCGACCGAGGTGGAGCTCGATGTCCTCCGCGACCGGGCGCACTAG